Proteins encoded in a region of the Mercenaria mercenaria strain notata chromosome 1, MADL_Memer_1, whole genome shotgun sequence genome:
- the LOC123564700 gene encoding NADH dehydrogenase (ubiquinone) complex I, assembly factor 6-like: protein MAASMSKKMSLKCHLIFKEKLSLKKQCHVIRCLKKSSIVNSYSTKASPTQYCLDLVKKSDYENYLCTLLYHKDYRTSAIALRALYIELAQVQDVTSDKMRAIMRLQFWKDTIDKMFKGTPPETPVAIAATRAIMKHKLSKIWFTRILEERVRQVNQDMNRTIKDVEDSAENTVSALTYIMLESAGIKDVNADHAASHVGRCQGLVTLLRATAYHASRNKVYTPIELLIKHNVSQEQILRCTDDQKIKDVMYDIACVAHSHLETARVIKDVPKQAYPVLLNTYICDTYLKNLQLVDFNVFDERLHVRNPKLAWQLWKQKNIRRTFK from the exons ATGGCAGCCTCCATGAGCaagaaaatgtctttgaaatgtcatttgaTTTTCAAAGAAAAGTTGTCTTTAAAGAAGCAATGTCATGTGATAAGATGTTTAAAGAAAAGTAGTATAGTTAATTCTTATTCTACAAAAGCCAGTCCAACACAGTATTGTCTTGATTTAGTGAA GAAGAGTGATTATGAAAATTACCTGTGTACATTGTTGTACCACAAAGACTACAGGACGTCAGCAATTGCTCTTAGAGCTCTGTATATAGAACTTGCTCAG GTTCAGGATGTAACAAGTGACAAGATGCGCGCCATTATGAGATTACAGTTTTGGAAGGATACCATTGACAAAATGTTTAAG GGTACTCCACCAGAGACCCCTGTAGCAATTGCAGCTACAAGA GCTATCATGAAGCACAAACTTTCAAAAATTTGGTTTACTAGAATTCTGGAAGAAAGG GTACGACAGGTGAACCAAGATATGAACAGAACAATAAAAGATGTAGAGGACTCAGCTGAAAATACAGTTTCGGCCCTCACATATATCATGTTGGAGTCTGCAG GTATAAAAGATGTGAATGCCGATCACGCTGCTAGTCATGTAGGTAGATGTCAAGGTTTGGTGACTCTGCTCAGAGCAACAGCCTACCATGCCAGCAGAAACAAAGTTTACACACCTATAGAACTTCTTATAAAG CATAATGTATCACAGGAACAGATATTACGATGTACGGATGATCAGAAGATTAAAGATGTAATGTATGATATAGCATGTGTGGCACACTCACATTTAGAAACA GCAAGAGTGATAAAGGATGTTCCCAAACAAGCGTACCCAGTGTTACTAAACACG tatatctGTGATACCTACTTGAAGAACCTTCAGTTAGTAGACTTTAATGTCTTTGATGAACGACTGCATGTTAGAAACCCAAAACTAGCTTGGCAATTATGGAAACAGAAGAATATACGAAGAACATTTAAGTGA